Proteins from one Gossypium raimondii isolate GPD5lz chromosome 8, ASM2569854v1, whole genome shotgun sequence genomic window:
- the LOC105790976 gene encoding E3 ubiquitin-protein ligase XBAT32 produces the protein MRFLSFVGNSFGCSASGERLVSAARDGDLQEAKALLEYNPRLARYSTFGARNSPLHYSAAQGHHEIVSLLLESGVDINLRNYRGQTALMQACQYGHWEVVQILILFGANIHRADYLNGGTALHLAALNGHSRCIRLLLADYIPSIPDCWNILTNKSKDKESTSDFDESALREVINKPADGGVTALHMAALNGHVESVQLLLDLGASVAEVTVEDGTTIDLIGAGSTALHYAACGGNAQCCQILIARGASITTTTVNGWSPLMVARSWRKSWLEEILSSQPEGQSQALPSPFLSLPLMSIIRIARECGWRTGDSLFSCQDPCAVCLDRQCTVAAEGCDHEFCTHCALYLCSTNHTTNVAKGPTGSIACPLCRHGIVSFVKLPGAKPIVKAVARTSLSLSFCTCSSEMLEPTSMTTPLCKPVVHCARISPPGSSFCSISGQSSLSMKIHSSLCIGVPNSSPLTRCPADQNLRGLRRSATEGRRSWFSTLNQCVTTGNGC, from the exons ATGAGATTTCTAAGCTTTGTGGGGAACTCCTTTGGATGTTCCGCATCTGGGGAACGCCTAGTTTCCGCAGCAAGAGATGGAGATCTTCAAGAAGCCAAGGCTTTATTGGAATACAATCCAAGACTTGCAAGGTATTCAACTTTTGGAGCTCGCAATTCGCCTCTCCATTACTCTGCTGCTCAGGGTCACCATGAG ATAGTTTCGCTCTTGCTTGAGTCTGGAGTAGATATTAACCTCAGGAACTATCGGGGTCAG ACTGCTCTGATGCAAGCTTGTCAATATGGACACTGGGAGgttgttcaaattttgattctttttggGGCCAAT ATTCACAGAGCAGATTATCTTAATGGGGGTACTGCACTCCACTTGGCTGCCTTGAATGGTCATTCCCGGTGCATAAGGCTCCTTCTTGCAGATTATATTCCTAGCATTCCTGATTGTTGGAATATATTaacaaacaaatcaaaagataaagaaTCTACTTCAGATTTTGATGAgag TGCTCTTCGCGAGGTTATCAATAAACCTGCTGATGGCGGTGTCACTGCTCTTCATATGGCAGCCTTGAATGGACATGTTGAAAGTGTTCAGCTGCTCCTGGATTTGGGAGCTTCTGTTGCTGAGGTCACTGTAGAAGATGGAACGACGATTGATCTAATAG GTGCTGGGAGCACTGCTCTTCACTATGCTGCTTGTGGTGGAAATGCACAATGTTGTCAG ATTTTGATAGCCAGGGGTGCCAGTATTACTACCACTACTGTAAATGG GTGGAGTCCTTTAATGGTTGCCCGTTCATGGCGCAAAAGTTGGCTTGAGGAAATCCTTAGCAGTCAGCCTGAAGGCCAGTCGCAAGCTCTTCCTTCACCCTTTCTGTCTCTTCCCCTTATGAGCATTATTAGAATTGCTAG AGAATGTGGATGGAGGACTGGTGATTCCTTGTTCTCATGCCAAGATCCATGTGCTGTATGTCTGGACAGGCAGTGTACAGTAGCTGCAGAAG GTTGTGATCATGAGTTCTGCACACACTGTGCCTTATACCTCTGTTCTACAAATCACACAACAAATGTAGCTAAAGGTCCAACTGGCTCAATTGCCTGTCCTCTTTGTCGGCACGGAATAGTATCATTTGTCAAGCTCCCTGGAGCAAAACCAATAGTTAAGGCTGTTGCAAGAACAAGTTTGTCCCTGTCTTTCTGCACATGTTCTAGTGAGATGTTGGAGCCAACTTCAATGACAACCCCGCTTTGCAAGCCTGTGGTCCATTGCGCTCGCATTTCTCCCCCTGGATCTTCATTCTGCAGCATAAGTGGTCAGAGTTCCCTGTCGATGAAAATCCACTCTAGCCTTTGCATTGGTGTTCCGAATTCTAGTCCTTTAACTCGCTGCCCTGCCGACCAGAATTTGCGCGGCTTAAGACGCTCGGCTACAGAGGGCAGAAGATCATGGTTCTCAACTCTTAATCAATGTGTAACTACAGGCAATGGTTGCTGA